The nucleotide window GGTGCCCCTTTTTTCACCTTCAACATATGAGGTGGCAACCCGCCTATAGAAACTGAGTTAAGGTATTCTTGTTGATATAAATTATTAGCATCTCCTTCTACCTCATCAAAGGAGActaaattttgttcttctccTGGAAACTGGTTAATAATTATATCATTAAGCTATTGTACATCATGATTTTTTGGCGTCAATATTGCCCTTTCGACCATGTAAGAAGCGTCCCACCCATGAGATTGTAAGTTTGGAAATATTTCTTCTATTAACTTGTGTAACAATGTTTCACCCTCCCACGAAattgctatatttgcttgtaTCCATACAAAGTCTTCATATATTATGATGGGCTCAATTCCATCAGCAATGCGTATAAGATACTCAGCAAAAACATGATCATTAGAAGATCGCATATTTTGTCGCAAATGGAGAATTTTAGTAGAAGCCCATAAATGAGACTTAACTATAGAAGCTGAAATCATTTGTGACTTACTACCATTCGGTACGACAGGCAGTACTTGGCAAAAATCTCCTCCCATTACCATCACTTTTCCTCCAAATGGCATATCGTTTGCTAATATCTCTCTCAGAGTGTGATCTAATGATTGCActgattttttatttgtcattgGTGCTTCATCCCAGATGATTACCATTGTTTGTCTAATCAGCTTTGCAAGATCTGATTGTTTGCTTATGTTGCAAATGGATGATGATTCTGTATTAACTGGGATCTTAAACCTAAAATAAGCTGTTCGACCCCTAGGCAATAATGTTGCAGCTATTCTTGATGATGTAGTTACCAAGACAATATGACCCTTATTTCTCAATTTTGCAATTATAACTCTGTAAATAAATGTTTTTCCTGCTCTTCCTGGCCCATCAACAAAGAAGATTCCACTTTCTCTTCGATCAATTGTATTCATAATGCACTTGAAAGCTTTAGATTGGTCATTGTTCAATCTTTCTATGGAACACAGGTCTTCCCGAGGTACTTCAATCGACAGTTCTTCTTGGATAACTCTGGGTATCGAGTTTTCATTGTCATTTTCATGAGTTAGAGCTGGAAAATCGTATTGTGTAATCTGTTTTTCATGCTGAAGGAGTATATCATTTATATCCCTGAGTAGCCGATTTGTGAACACTAAGGCTGTTGTAGTGCTGGTTGACGGATAATCATCCAccatatatgaaaaaaattcatCCCATAAGGTTCTTACATCTGTAGACTCACAAAATATTACGATGGTTGCAAACAATCTTCGTAAAGCACATGACAATCGTAAAACAAAAGCCTCAACCAAACACGCACGGACGCTACTGTCACTCTCTAACAATCCTCGGTGTTGAGCATATTGCTTGAAGGACGAATATTGGACCCCATTAACTGTTAGCAAGTCGTCCCAACTGATTGGTCCTCTGACATTAGATAACAGAATACGCAAATAGAATTTTCTCCTTCTGAAGGTGATACAGTATAAATTCGACCGATGGATCTCCTCTGTGTCTTGCGTCGACGCCATTCCTTTTCCTTATTGTGCCAAGTGTAATACTCTGGAATTTTTTTGTACAGAAGATGCCTAGATTGTTGGTCCTCCTCACAATTTAGGGCAAAGAACTCAGTGAGCATTGTTCTAGAGAAATAATCATCATTAAGTATTTCAGGAATGGTTTGGTGATCATAGAAGCTCACTTGATGTTGATTTGGCAAATGAATTTGTAACCTTTTCACTGATGGATACATTCGGTAAaggttaaatttaaatattctcCAACATGCCTCTGGAGCAGCAATCCATCTTGCATCAACAAACTGTTGGACCTCGTCAACATTAGACCCGTTGTGAACTTCCATTGCAACCCGGTCTGAACCCTTGTAGCAATACTTATAGAGTTACTTTATACTCTTGATGCTACTACATATCTCAACATTAATATGGCAGTCATACTTTAGTAGTAGCCAAGGGTTGTACGAAACTACCCATCTATTGTCAACTGTGACATTTTGGTTAATTGGTACTGGTGTGTCGAATTGTCGCTTATATTGCGGATATGAGTCGTCACCTCTTCGTGTTTCTGCTGCGAACTCTTTTGGGTAGTTGCATTTACATTGGCCTTTTTTCATGCAAGGTGAAGATTGATCAAGTGTTCTGCAAGGACCATGAATCATATGTTTTAGCACTGCATCATGTAGGTGTGGTTCTACTTCTTTAGATGGTATCTCTGCACGTACCAAACTATCATAATGCTCCGGATCAATTAACTTGTCATTATTTTCTAAGATTAGCAACATATGTACATGTGGCAACCCTCTTTTTTGAAACTTAGTGACATAAATATAGCTCTTCACCTTTCCCAAGACACCCTTAGTAATTACATCCTCTTTCAGCTGTTTAAATTTGGCTCGAAAAATTCTTGTTGTTAGATCTGGACGATATTGTGGAGTTTGAACATGGTTGAGTTTTGAAGTTATTTCAGTCCAAGATGGATTGCATGTCATTGTGAGAAAAATATCTGGTTTGCCCTTTTTAAGAACAATTTCCATTCCATCTTCATATCGTTGGGTCATGTCGCGACGGCTACCAATGAACGACGATGgtaattttgttctttttcttccaacgTTTTCTAGAGAAAAATATACagagaaatattattagttttaataattattttgagTAATTCTTAATGATTTACGAAGTAGCAATTAGATACAACAATATTACCTGCATTCGTTTCTCCTGTGTGCAAGGCATATTGTAAGCCTTGGTATAACTCAGCCCCttcaattttcacatagttATCAACAACATATTGTTGTAGTAGTGACCCTGCTTGCAATACGGTGGAATGATCATTGGGACGGATCtacaaatttttaagaatttgcAAAAAAGATTAGATACATTGAACAATTTTTTGgcagaattttattaaaatctatacTGCGTAGGAAATGGGGATTTGTACCTGGAGCATATAGCTATTATATGTTCAGCATGATACTTTGCCACCTCTTTGACTTCAGCTATTGATATCCCATCCATGAGTTccaaatgaaaaaagaagaggatgtTGTAGTGGATCGTAATAGCCAACGAATTCCTGAATCATTCGTAGGCTACCAGCATGAGTTTTCACCTTAATATCTCGCCCATGAATTATTGTTTCAACGTCATCACCAACAATTATAGCTGCTACCTGCGACGCAGTTGAAAGACTATATTGTGGCTGATTAGCAGGTCACTCTCTAATGACCAAACTACACTCATGTACATCTGACCGCTGTGCAAGCTGGCGAAACATATGGAGAAAAGGATTATACCGGTGTAGCAATTTTTGTAACTTGAAAATCAATGTTTCATGTAGTTGTGTGTTCTCCAGCATCCTATTCTGCAACTCGTGATCAGTATCATATATGTACAGTTGCAAAAAACATGGTCGCATGCCCTGATCCGGATAAAACCCCCTATACTGTGATATATTGAGCCTTGAGCACGAAATGTATATATACCATGACCTGTTATAGCCAGTTGTTTGTCTATGTGCACACCACACGAAGTGAAGGAAAATACATGATTGTATCCACGAATATGTCTAAAATGGTTTCCTTCTGCAGAGGGGTCCAGGAAGATTTCAAGCAATTTTTTAGGAGCATTTACTCAGAGAAGAGAGACTTTTCCCCTATTACAGCACATCTCGAACGTCTCATGGTGAAATAGACGTGCGCTACATAATGACATGTCCTTGGGATTGGTAGCAGagtttgaattattgttgcATCCTTTTGAAAATTTCGAGCACAATTGTGGGATGCTCGAACATTTTGTCTAATTTATGTACTTGTATTAAATTTACATATATTTGGTTacattcataataaaaataagaaaataattaattttgtaacaactaaaaaaaatagtactTTGTTGATTATAAATACAAAGAATTACTTCCATTATAGTGatcaaaaaaaagagataagTAACTATCAAATATTTAAGTGatgtttcaataatttttttaactttgttACACAGTATAATATTGTGATGTTgtttgactttattttttttttcaaattttgttattCAGATGTTTTTAAAAaccttaattataaaatatgttattttattctttataaagatgttttttattcgttaaataaattttgactCGTTAATTATAAAGATGTTTTTTGTTACACTGTATAAATATGCTCATTTCTATCTTCTTCCACTCGCTACCACTTACTTCGTGACTCAAAACATTACTAATAGATTTTAATAATAGTTTTCAGAGGTTTGGAAAATTAGAGGATTGCTCAATAGTtcaaaaatagtaaattttcaTCAAAACCGATAGTTTTAGAGGTTTACAAGCTTACCAGAAAGGTCAAATCGTGAAAAACAGAGTTTTGGTACAAAACAGgggagtgtgcgtacgcacgcttGCAAACTTCTcagtgtgtgcgtacgcacacatccTCGTGCATACGCATGCAGATAAAATCGGACCATGCCGCGTATGCAACTATGTGCCGTGTATGCGAGAGTGCTGGACAAAGGGCAACACCCGCGTCGCGTGCGTTCGTCACGTATGCATCCAAGCTAGTTTCCAGAAAAATGTAAGTTTGTAGAAAACATATTTTTGCACCT belongs to Arachis duranensis cultivar V14167 chromosome 8, aradu.V14167.gnm2.J7QH, whole genome shotgun sequence and includes:
- the LOC107459978 gene encoding uncharacterized protein LOC107459978, giving the protein MRPCFLQLYIYDTDHELQNRMLENTQLHETLIFKLQKLLHRYNPFLHMFRQLAQRSDVAAIIVGDDVETIIHGRDIKIRPNDHSTVLQAGSLLQQYVVDNYVKIEGAELYQGLQYALHTGETNAENVGRKRTKLPSSFIGSRRDMTQRYEDGMEIVLKKGKPDIFLTMTCNPSWTEITSKLNHVQTPQYRPDLTTRIFRAKFKQLKEDVITKGVLGKVKSYIYVTKFQKRGLPHVHMLLILENNDKLIDPEHYDSLVRAEIPSKEVEPHLHDAVLKHMIHGPCRTLDQSSPCMKKGQCKCNYPKEFAAETRRGDDSYPQYKRQFDTPVPINQNVTVDNRWVVSYNPWLLLKYDCHINVEICSSIKSIK